From Bufo gargarizans isolate SCDJY-AF-19 chromosome 10, ASM1485885v1, whole genome shotgun sequence, the proteins below share one genomic window:
- the LOC122921056 gene encoding uncharacterized protein LOC122921056, which yields MMPQTLRLSLLLSIVGISCSTDPIQVISGVFMPNNLTVDYDGAKVACAMHSSRLATLENVTFAFRNGYELCKWGWIEEKRVVMLRLTPFEACSDYNLGILMRDCPNIRSTFCVNGSSGAVHELLIPLRLVPSYENASNTCEGNGLTIATKEQIEMNASTIADQSLAWYHWGVGQMNNGSFEPDTCNDTLGRASAFCYNPALSDVLIVKDTQTWKIISIGSIIAFIFLILLTAAVFMRGNKFICCMGETRTHAPDPEQAPSPTWNTTSVYRRVSHSNRGAMYDNGIVREKRPSVIRPEMSHFKTHYSNMAFDTTGEV from the exons TTATTTCGGGGGTCTTCATGCCAAATAATCTCACCGTGGATTATGACGGAGCCAAAGTTGCCTGCGCCATGCACTCCAGCAGATTGGCGACACTGGAGAATGTCACCTTTGCGTTTAGAAATGGCTATGAGTTATGCAA ATGGGGCTGGATCGAGGAGAAGCGCGTGGTCATGCTGCGTCTGACGCCATTTGAAGCTTGTTCTGACTACAACCTTGGGATCTTGATGAGAGACTGTCCAAATATCAGATCCACATTCTGTGTGAATGGCTCCTCAG GGGCTGTGCACGAGCTTCTTATACCGCTACGTCTTGTCCCTTCGTATGAAAACGCCAGCAATACCTGCGAAGGGAATGGATTGACCATAGCCACAAAGGAGCAAATAGAAATGAATGCAAGCACCATAGCAGACCAAAG TCTCGCATGGTATCACTGGGGAGTTGGACAGATGAACAATGGCAGCTTTGAACCGGATACCTGTAATGATACGTTAGGCCGCGCTTCTGCCTTCTGTTATAACCCGGCCT TGTCTGATGTCCTGATAGTAAAGGATACCCAAA CCTGGAAGATAATCTCTATCGGTTCCATCATtgcctttatttttttgattttatTGACAGCCGCTGTATTCATGAGAGG GAATAAATTCATATGCTGCATGGGAGAGACGCGCACTCACGCACCAGACCCCGAGCAAGCTCCTTCACCCACCTGGAATACCACCAGCGTTTACCGGCGCGTTAGTCATTCGAACAGGGGTGCAATGTACGACAACGGCATTGTCAGAGAGAAGCGTCCCTCTGTGATCCGACCAGAAATGAGCCACTTCAAGACCCACTACAGTAACATGGCTTTCGACACCACCGGGGAAGTTTGA